In Sylvia atricapilla isolate bSylAtr1 chromosome 33, bSylAtr1.pri, whole genome shotgun sequence, a single window of DNA contains:
- the LOC136373216 gene encoding feather keratin 4-like, giving the protein MSCYERCPPTSCGPTPLANSCNEPCVRQCQDSTVVIQPSPVVVTLPGPILSSFPQNTTVGSSASAAVGSALSAGGVPINSGGSFGGFGGFGYPGLGSGYSRPYNRRYNPSRSGFY; this is encoded by the coding sequence ATGTCCTGCTACGAGCGATGTCCCCCCACGTCCTGCGGCCCCACAccgctggccaacagctgcaacgAGCCCTGTGTCCGGCAGTGCCAGGACTCCACCGTGGTCATCCAGCCGTCCCCTGTGGTGGTCACTCTGCCCGGacccatcctcagctccttcccccagaaCACCACCGTGGGATCCTCGGcctcagcagctgtgggcagtgctcTGAGCGCTGGAGGGGTCCCCATCAACTCAGGGGGctcttttgggggttttgggggttttggcTACCCCGGGCTGGGCAGTGGCTACAGCCGGCCCTACAACCGGCGCTACAACCCCTCCCGCAGCGGCTTCTACTGA
- the LOC136373181 gene encoding feather keratin 4-like codes for MSCYDLCAPTSCGPTPLANSCNEPCVRQCQDSTVVIQPSPVVVTLPGPILSSFPQNTTVGSSASAAVGSALSAGGVPINSGGSFGGFGGFGYPGLGSGYSRPYNRRYNPSRSGFY; via the coding sequence ATGTCTTGCTACGACCTCTGTGCCCCGACATCCTGCGGCCCCACGccgctggccaacagctgcaacgAGCCCTGTGTCCGGCAGTGCCAGGACTCCACCGTGGTCATCCAGCCGTCCCCCGTGGTGGTCACTCTGCCTGGacccatcctcagctccttcccccagaaCACCACCGTGGGATCCTCGGCCTCGGCGGCTGTGGGCAGTGCTCTGAGCGCTGGAGGGGTCCCCATCAACTCAGGGGGctcttttgggggttttgggggttttggcTACCCCGGGCTGGGCAGTGGCTACAGCCGGCCCTACAACCGGCGCTACAACCCCTCCCGCAGCGGCTTCTACTGA
- the LOC136373165 gene encoding feather beta keratin-like: MSCYDLCAPTSCGPTPLANSCNEPCVRQCQDSTYVIQPSPVVVTLPGPILSSFPQNTAVGSSASAAVGDALSAGGVPISSGGSSGGSSGLSGLGYSGLGGFYGRSTRRSNRCGP; this comes from the coding sequence ATGTCCTGCTACGACCTCTGTGCCCCGACATCCTGCGGCCCCACGccgctggccaacagctgcaacgAGCCCTGTGTCCGGCAGTGCCAGGACTCCACCTACGTGATCCAACCCTCTCCCGTGGTGGTCACTCTGCCCGGacccatcctcagctccttcccccagaaCACCGCCGTGGGATCTTCAGCCTCGGCCGCTGTTGGGGATGCTCTGAGCGCTGGGGGAGTCCCCATCTCCTCGGGGGGCTCCTCGGGGGGCTCCTCGGGGCTCTCTGGTTTGGGGTACTcaggtttggggggtttttatGGCAGGTCCACCCGGCGCTCCAACCGCTGTGGGCCTTAA
- the LOC136373182 gene encoding scale keratin-like produces MSCPSESCAVSCPQPIAESFNEPCVQQCADSRALILPPPVVVTIPGPILSTCPQDSVVGSTGPGYEGSFGSGGYGGSSGYGGSFGSGGYGGWGYGGYGGSQGYGGFSGYGGSQGYGRSLGYGGDSGYGGSFGGYGGSQGGYGGSLGGYGGSLGGYGGSLGGYGGSLGGYGGSCDSCGRSYNSGFSSRGLGYSLPGFQRWGRSRRGSCGVF; encoded by the exons ATGTCCTGCCCCAGCGAGTCGTGTGCCgtgagctgcccccagcccatCGCCGAGAGCTTCAACGAGCCGTGTGTGCAGCAGTGTGCCGACTCCAGAGCGCTGATCCTGCCCCCGCCGGTGGTGGTGACCATCCCAGGCCCCATCCTCAGCACCTGTCCTCAGGACAGCGTTGTGGGATCGACGGGCCCA GGCTATGAGGGCTCCTTTGGGTCTGGAGGTTATGGGGGTTCCTCTGGCTATGGGGGCTCCTTTGGGTCCGGAGGTTATGGAGGCT GGGGCTATGGGGGTTATGGGGGCTCCCAGGGCTATGGGGGTTTCTCAGGCTATGGGGGCTCCCAGGGCTACGGCCGTTCCCTGGGTTATGGAGGTGACAGTGGCTATGGGGGCTCCTTCGGGGGCTATGGGGGCTCCCAGGGGGGCTATGGAGGTTCCCTTGGGGGCTATGGAGGCTCCCTTGGGGGCTATGGGGGTTCCCTCGGGGGCTATGGTGGCTCCCTCGGGGGCTATGGGGGCTCCTGTGACAGTTGCGGGAGGTCCTACAACTCCGGCTTCTCCTCACGGGGCCTGGGCTATTCTCTGCCCGgcttccagagatggggcaggtCCCGCCGCGGCAGCTGTGGGGTTTTCTAA